The proteins below are encoded in one region of Silene latifolia isolate original U9 population chromosome 2, ASM4854445v1, whole genome shotgun sequence:
- the LOC141643047 gene encoding lectin-like protein LEC — MNQIQRYYLSSSFFLIFHFLPLIAEPISSFSLKSFNGDKDSDFNSDFALLGDAQIANEGNFVNLTSPNSGSSSGQIVYKKPFTFIDSKSSKPISFSTEFTFTITPGDGDGMAFVIFPKVEELSKVFDQGYFGLSGMVDQKFVAVEYDTRKDDNVGDFNGNHVGVDVGNFVSEEISDVSSIGLLLNGGVPLKSWIDYEASSKRLEIRLAESGTERPYNPLIFYPIDLSKMWDSKDLLVGISSSSGNSSQISSLSSWSFEIRTIPSSLHSEPLNPESKMDENQRVPMKKSCFLTILGGVIFATGCGTMLAFIALFLWVIFFGRHSNVVPELPMNPVDFKYEKVDVTVDNVDDESTRLSTG, encoded by the coding sequence ATGAATCAAATCCAAAGGTACTATCTTTCATCATCTTTTTTCCTAATTTTTCATTTCTTACCCTTAATTGCTGAACCCATTTCTTCATTTTCACTCAAATCTTTCAATGGCGATAAAGATTCAGACTTTAATTCCGATTTTGCCCTTTTAGGGGATGCCCAGATTGCAAATGAGGGAAATTTTGTCAATTTGACTTCTCCTAATTCTGGGTCAAGTTCTGGGCAAATTGTTTATAAGAAACCCTTTACCTTTATCGATTCGAAATCATCAAAACCCATTTCATTTTCCACTGAATTTACTTTTACTATAACTCCTGGTGATGGAGATGGTATGGCTTTTGTAATTTTCCCCAAGGTTGAGGAACTTTCAAAGGTTTTTGATCAAGGGTATTTTGGTCTTTCTGGTATGGTTGACCAGAAATTTGTTGCTGTTGAGTATGATACTAGGAAAGATGATAATGTAGGTGATTTCAATGGTAATcatgttggtgttgatgttggaAATTTTGTATCTGAGGAGATTAGTGATGTATCATCTATTGGTTTGCTTCTTAATGGTGGGGTTCCTTTAAAATCTTGGATTGATTATGAAGCTAGCTCTAAGAGGTTGGAGATTCGGTTGGCCGAATCCGGCACTGAGAGACCTTACAACCCTTTGATCTTTTACCCTATCGATTTGTCGAAAATGTGGGATAGTAAGGATCTTTTGGTGGGGATTAGCTCGTCGAGTGGGAATTCGAGTCAAATTAGCAGTTTATCTTCTTGGAGTTTTGAGATTAGGACGATTCCTAGTTCACTACATTCAGAACCATTGAATCCCGAGAGTAAAATGGATGAAAATCAACGCGTTCCTATGAAAAAGAGTTGTTTCTTGACGATTCTTGGTGGGGTGATATTTGCCACTGGATGTGGTACAATGTTGGCATTCATTGCGTTGTTTTTGTGGGTTATCTTCTTCGGTAGGCACTCTAATGTTGTGCCTGAATTACCGATGAATCCCGTGGATTTCAAATATGAGAAGGTCGATGTTACTGTCGACAATGTTGATGATGAGTCCACAAGATTATCGACTGGCTaa